The Rhodothermus sp. genome contains the following window.
TGCCAGCTGTCGGCGCATCTCGCGAGCCAGTGCCCAGCGTAGCTGTTCGTCAGGCTGTTCAGGATCGAATCCCTGGGCCACCAGTCGATCGAACAGGCGGATAACGGTCGGAGGTTGCAGTCCCTGTCGCAGCAGCTCGCTTGCCAGGGGATGTCCCAGCCAGCGATGGGAGACCCCTACCAGGGCGCTATCCAGCTGGCGCTCAAGTCGGGCCAGTCGGCGGTGCAGGCGCTCGATCTGAGCTGCTAAGTCGCTCGGTGCGACTGGTACCGGGGTGGAAGAACCGGCCGTTTCTGCCGGAAAGAGTTGCCCGCGCCGGGCCATATGGGACCGATGGCGGGATGGAGCCGACGATCCACCGTTGCGTGATTCGGCGGTAAGGACGACCGTGTCTGCTTCTGTAGTTGATGAGGTGGCATGCGTTGCCTTTCGAGTAATCTGCTGAGCACCTGCATATCCAAAGGGCAGGCGTTCGGGTGCCTGTGGCTCATCCACCATAATGGTAATGCGAGCTGGCTGATCGCCCTGCGCCGGCACAGATTCCAGCAGAACAACGTCGTCTCCAAACCGACGACGTGCTTCCAGCAGCGCCGCCTGAATGCTTGGAGCAGTCAGGGTGTGTAGTTTCATCGCCTCCAGGGACTATGCTTACGGAAGCCGTAGCTGATCAACGACCTCCACACGGGCATCTGGTAGTAGATCGTTATACGAAAGCACGTTCAGGTCCGGGATAGAAGGTGACAGAAAGTTGTAGAGTACCGGACGCAACACCGGCGAGGTCAGCAGTACCGGCGGCCGTCCTTCGCTCAGGAGCCGCTTGGTGAGTCGCTCCGCCTCTTTCAGGAAACGCTCACTCTGCTGCGGCTCCAGCCCCAGCGTACTGGGATGTAACTCGCCGGCCTCTGCCTGTTGCAGCAAGTGGCGTTCCAACACGGGATCCAGCACGAAAGCGTAGATGGCACCATCGGGCGATAGAAACTGACGGGTAATGGTCGGCGCCAGGGCGT
Protein-coding sequences here:
- a CDS encoding flagellar biosynthesis protein FlhF, yielding MKLHTLTAPSIQAALLEARRRFGDDVVLLESVPAQGDQPARITIMVDEPQAPERLPFGYAGAQQITRKATHATSSTTEADTVVLTAESRNGGSSAPSRHRSHMARRGQLFPAETAGSSTPVPVAPSDLAAQIERLHRRLARLERQLDSALVGVSHRWLGHPLASELLRQGLQPPTVIRLFDRLVAQGFDPEQPDEQLRWALAREMRRQLAPTTPRPLQGTQVVIGPAGAGKTTLLLKLARHASFFGRRTTAVLVLLPEDAETHPYLSPVELYRRFELPVQTIASLPEMTAALRRVQGFDQILIDTPALPLQEAPARRLLLHLRQLLTPVLPLQVLFCLNATCNLEDLPPEWIRRLPLPPDALVLTHLDEVRRPGRLYDWLVALARPVACISRGPHVPDSLEGFSPAAFIEHLLRL